A window of Mangifera indica cultivar Alphonso chromosome 11, CATAS_Mindica_2.1, whole genome shotgun sequence contains these coding sequences:
- the LOC123229009 gene encoding uncharacterized protein LOC123229009 produces MATTKPKVVKQLGQFLQEQQEPFILEIYLSERGYQEKNLSSGRSTSFSQGNLLKSLKGSGNTSPNKSRKGTPQFFKVLRAAYNKFTSINNRQRIKNNDKRNSKFSVTEMAGDGQEVAEPDGFSTASSATVFNSCSDSEVEETSTSVQKNDFSFVENTSQSFELWNPGDKEAVAEGKLRWRCVQESKQISPVSVPQELRSSRGSSSVKTARHGLGKIQEQNPSRTCITLAKKITEESILSASFWRLLFHSAVEKPNCAGAAETLELVHSKPTSQFLKSKKVVQQTKQLLFDCVREVLESRGKETGQQDKKEFLGSELLGNLVCGKIKEWGKHSVDGFNLTRLLNADIHDSVQEWNDIEAEVRDIALEIGDAIMEEIKDQIVTEIIYFSKF; encoded by the exons ATGGCCACCACAAAACCTAAAGTAGTTAAGCAACTCGGGCAATTCCTTCAAGAGCAACAAGAACCTTTCATACTAGAGATTTACTTATCAGAAAGAGGGTATCAGGAAAAGAACTTGAGTTCTGGAAGAAGTACCAGCTTCAGCCAGGGAAATTTACTCAAGTCTTTGAAGGGTTCAGGTAATACTAGTCCAAATAAAAGCAGAAAGGGTACTCCACAGTTTTTCAAGGTATTGAGAGCTGCATATAACAAGTTTACATCCATTAACAACAGGCAAAGAATTAAGAATAATGATAAAAGAAATAGTAAATTTAGTGTTACTGAGATGGCCGGGGATGGCCAAGAAGTTGCAGAGCCAGATGGATTTTCCACTGCCAGTAGCGCAACGGTTTTCAATTCATGCTCAGACAGCGAGGTAGAAGAAACATCAACTTCAGTgcagaaaaatgatttttcatttgttgaaAATACTTCTCAGTCTTTCGAACTCTGGAATCCAGGAGATAAAgag GCTGTTGCAGAAGGAAAGCTTCGATGGAGATGCGTACAAGAGAGTAAACAGATAAGCCCTGTATCCGTGCCGCAAGAATTACGTTCTTCTAGGGGTTCTTCATCCG TTAAAACAGCAAGACACGGTTTAGGCAAAATTCAAGAACAGAATCCATCAAGAACTTGCATCACACTCGCTAAGAAAATAACAGAGGAGTCCATTCTATCGGCTTCTTTCTGGAGACTACTTTTTCACTCAGCTGTTGAAAAGCCAAATTGTGCAGGTGCAGCAGAAACACTGGAACTTGTCCACTCTAAACCCACCTCACAATTCCTCAAATCCAAAAAGGTGGTACAACAAACAAAGCAACTTCTATTTGATTGCGTGAGAGAAGTTTTGGAGAGCCGTGGAAAAGAGACAGGGCAGCAAGACAAGAAAGAATTTTTGGGGTCTGAATTGCTTGGAAATCTCGTATGTGGGAAAATTAAGGAATGGGGAAAACACTCAGTTGATGGATTCAACTTAACACGACTACTGAATGCAGATATCCATGATTCAGTACAAGAATGGAATGATATTGAGGCAGAGGTGAGGGACATTGCGTTGGAGATTGGAGATGCTATAATGGAAGAGATCAAAGATCAAATTGTTacagaaataatttatttttcaaaattttaa
- the LOC123229011 gene encoding pre-mRNA-processing protein 40A-like — MANNPQSSGAQFRPVLPTQQGQSFIPAASQQFRPVGQGISSSNIGMPSIPSQQVQFSQPMQQFPPRPNQPVHALPSSQALQGSYVQTNRPLTAGTPQSQHPAPTMNNQMPGLGVPGMPLSSSYTFVPSSYGQSQNNASGSSQFQPMPQMHAPGAPVAGQSWVASVNHSAPVQQTGQQTSTVSSTDTVTHVPSVTQASTCDWQEHTASDGRRYYYNKRTKQSSWEKPLELMTPIERADASTVWKEFTTPEGKKYYYNKVTKQSKWSIPEELKLAREQAQVAASEVTQSELGVNSNGSAAAAVAVSSAETPSAAISVSSSTSLALSAVASSPVPVTPVVAVTNLPPVIVSGSSHIPVAQSAEAIATAIQPSIVTPLNVVGSGCTNVPPGSVNAKTSVTGGFGNFMPQDAVNSVDGASIQDIEEAKKGMAVAGKVNVTPAEEKTPDDEPLVFANKLEAKNAFKALLESANVQSDWTWEQAMKEIINDQRYGALKTLGERKQAFNEYLGQRKKLEAEERRMRQKKAKEEFTKMLEESKELTSSTKWGKAVAMFENDERFKAVERVRDREDLFDNYMVELERKEKEKAAEDHRRNIAEYRKFLQSCDFIKVNSQWRKVQDRLEDDERCSCLEKIDRLLIFQDYIRDLEKDEEEQKKLQKEQVRRTERKNRDAYRKMMDEHVAGGILTAKTQWRDYCLKVKDFPQYHAVASNTSGSTPKDLFEGVAEELEKQYHEDKARIKDAMKSEKVAIATTWTFEDFKAAVSIDLGSPKISDINFKLVYKELLDRAKEKEEKEAKKRLRLADDFTKLLYTYKEITASSNWEESKSLFEDSEEYKLIVEESFKRQIFEEYISHLQEKAKEKERRREEEKAKKEKEREEKEKRKEKEKKEKDRERDREKWKERTNKDETDSENVDPTDGYSHKEEKKKEKDKDRKHRKRHHSAADDVSSDRDEREDSKKSRRHGSDRKKSRKHAYTPESDTESRHKRHKREHRDGSRRNSGYEELEDGELGEDSEI, encoded by the exons ATGGCCAATAATCCTCAATCCTCTGGAGCACAG TTTCGACCAGTTCTTCCAACACAGCAAGGTCAATCATTTATTCCAGCAGCTTCACAACAGTTTCGGCCCGTTGGACAAGGTATTTCCTCTTCAAATATTGGGATGCCAAGCATACCTAGTCAGCAGGTGCAGTTTTCACAACCAATGCAGCAGTTTCCTCCAAGGCCGAATCAGCCTGTTCATGCATTGCCTTCATCACAAGCTTTACAAGGATCATATGTCCAAACTAATAGGCCTCTGACAGCTGGCACACCTCAGTCACAGCACCCAGCCCCTACAATGAATAATCAGATGCCTGGTTTAGGTGTCCCTGGAATGCCTCTCTCTTCATCTTATACT TTTGTGCCATCTTCTTATGGCCAATCGCAGAATAATGCAAGTGGATCATCCCAGTTCCAACCAATGCCTCAAATGCATGCACCTGGCGCACCTGTAGCTGGTCAATCATGGGTGGCGTCTGTGAATCACAGTGCGCCAGTACAACAGACTGGTCAACAAACATCAACTGTTTCTTCCACAGATACA GTAACACATGTTCCTAGTGTTACTCAGGCTTCTACCTGTGATTGGCAAGAGCATACTGCAAGTGATGGAAGAAG ATATTATTATAACAAGAGGACTAAACAATCTAGCTGGGAGAAGCCTTTGGAACTGATGACACCAATTGAG AGGGCAGACGCTTCAACTGTTTGGAAAGAATTCACAACTCCAGAGGGAAAAAA GTATTATTACAACAAAGTTACAAAGCAGTCTAAGTGGTCAATACCTGAGGAACTGAag CTAGCCAGGGAACAGGCCCAGGTGGCAGCTAGCGAGGTAACCCAATCAGAATTGGGAGTGAATTCTAATGGttctgctgctgctgctgttgcTGTTTCCTCAGCTGAAACACCCAGTGCAGCCATTTCAGTTAGCTCAAGTACTTCATTGGCCTTATCTGCTGTGGCTTCTAGTCCGGTTCCAGTAACACCTGTTGTTGCTGTGACTAATCTTCCTCCCGTGATAGTTTCTGGGTCGTCACACATTCCTGTTGCACAGTCTGCTGAAGCAATTGCCACTGCCATTCAACCTTCAATAGTGACTCCATTAAATGTTGTTGGTTCAGGATGTACTAACGTGCCTCCTGGTTCGGTCAATGCCAAAACAAGTGTAAC TGGTGGCTTTGGAAATTTCATGCCCCAAGATGCTGTAAATTCTGTAGATGGAGCTTCTATTCAGGATATTGAG GAAGCGAAAAAAGGAATGGCAGTTGCTGGAAAAGTCAATGTGACTCCTGCAGAGGAGAAAACACCCGATGATGAACCTTTAGTTTTTGCCAATAAGCTG GAGGCAAAAAATGCTTTCAAAGCTCTTCTTGAATCTGCAAATGTGCAGTCTGATTGGACTTGGGAACAG GCAATGAAAGAGATAATTAATGACCAAAGATATGGAGCTCTGAAAACACTTGGTGAGCGTAAGCAAGCATTTAATGAG tACTTGGGTCAAAGGAAGAAGCTGGAGGCTGAGGAGAGGCGAATGAGGCAGAAAAAAGCTAAGGAGGAATTCACAAAGATGCTTGAA GAGTCCAAGGAGCTTACATCTTCTACAAAATGGGG CAAGGCTGTAGCCATGTTTGAGAATGATGAACGGTTCAAAGCTGTTGAACGAGTTAGAGACCGGGAGGATCTTTTTGACAACTACATGGTGGAACTTGAGAGGAAG GAGAAGGAAAAGGCTGCAGAGGACCACAGAAGGAATATAGCAGAGTACAGGAAATTTCTTCAATCGTGTGATTTTATTAAG GTGAACAGCCAGTGGCGAAAAGTTCAGGATCGCTTAGAAGATGATGAGAGATGCTCGTGTCTTGAAAAAATTGATCGCTTGCTGATTTTCCAGGACTACATTCGTGATTTGGAGAAGGATGAAGAGGAACAAAAGAAGTTACAGAAG GAACAAGTGAGGCGAACTGAGCGGAAAAACCGTGATGCATATCGGAAGATGATGGATGAACATGTTGCTGGAGGCATTCTTACAGCCAAAACTCAGTGGCGTGATTATTGTTTAAAG gttAAAGATTTTCCCCAATATCATGCTGTTGCATCAAATACCTCTGGCTCAACCCCTAAAGATCTGTTTGAGGGTGTTGCCGAAGAATTGGAGAAGCAG TATCATGAAGACAAAGCTCGTATAAAAGATGCAATGAAATCAGAGAAG GTTGCCATTGCCACAACATGGACGTTTGAAGACTTTAAGGCTGCTGTTTCAATAGATTTGGGTTCTCCAAAGATTTCAGATATCAACTTTAAG CTTGTTTACAAGGAGTTACTTGACAGAGCAAAGGAGAAGGAGGAAAAAGAGGCTAAAAAGCGCTTGCGACTTGCTGATGACTTTACTAAACTATTGTATACTTACAAG GAAATAACGGCATCTTCTAATTGGGAAGAATCCAAATCACTTTTTGAAGACAGTGAAGAGTACAA ATTGATTGTGGAAGAGAGCTTTAAGAGACAGATCTTTGAGGAATACATTTCTCACTTGCAGGAAAAGGCTAAAGAAAAGGAACGCAGGCGTGAAGAAGAAAAG GctaaaaaggagaaagagagagaggagaaagagaaacgaaaggagaaagagaaaaaagagaaggataGAGAACGTGATAGAGAAAAGTGGAAGGAACGAACAAACAAAGATGAAACAGATAGTGAAAACGTAGATCCAACTGATGGCTACAGCCacaaagaggagaagaaaaaggaaaaagacaaagatagGAAACATCGGAAACGGCATCATAGTGCTGCTGATGATGTGAGCTCGGATAGGGATGAAAGAGAAGATTCTAAAAAGTCTCGCAGACATGGTAGTGACCGTAAAAAATCTAGAAAG CATGCTTATACACCTGAGTCAGACACTGAAAGCCGGCATAAAAGACACAAAAGAGAGCATCGGGATGGTTCTCGTAGAAATAGTGGTTATGAGGAGCTTGAGGATGGGGAGCTTGGTGAAGACAGTGAGATCTAG